The following proteins come from a genomic window of Flavobacterium crocinum:
- a CDS encoding ribonuclease HII, translated as MLEKNYSGFVLETGTDEAGRGCLAGPVTAAAIILPENFENIILNDSKQLSEKTRALLRPVIEEQALCYSVTHLFPDEIDEINILNASMKGMQECILKLKHVPEFIIVDGNRSLNAKLGLKNTFGKQFSDDEIALLKSIPNQSIIKGDGKYLSIAAASVLAKTYRDEYMDQIHEEFPMYNWKKNKGYPTKEHREAIKKYGTTKYHRMSFRLLPEQLELNFFE; from the coding sequence ATGCTCGAAAAAAATTACTCAGGATTTGTTTTAGAAACCGGAACAGATGAAGCCGGCAGAGGATGTCTTGCAGGTCCTGTTACTGCTGCAGCCATAATCCTTCCTGAAAATTTTGAGAATATAATTTTAAATGACAGTAAACAATTGTCTGAAAAAACAAGAGCGCTTTTAAGACCAGTAATAGAAGAACAAGCTTTATGTTATTCAGTAACTCATTTATTTCCAGATGAAATAGACGAAATAAACATTCTAAATGCCTCAATGAAAGGCATGCAGGAATGTATTTTAAAACTCAAACACGTTCCCGAATTTATTATTGTAGACGGAAACCGATCCTTAAATGCTAAGCTGGGACTCAAAAATACATTTGGCAAACAATTTTCTGATGATGAAATTGCATTGTTAAAATCAATCCCAAACCAGAGTATTATAAAAGGTGACGGAAAATATCTGAGCATTGCAGCCGCTTCTGTTTTGGCTAAAACGTATCGAGACGAATATATGGATCAAATTCATGAGGAATTCCCGATGTATAATTGGAAAAAAAATAAAGGTTATCCAACTAAAGAACATCGTGAAGCCATTAAAAAGTATGGCACTACAAAATACCACCGAATGAGTTTTAGACTTTTACCTGAACAACTGGAACTTAATTTCTTCGAATAA
- a CDS encoding DUF2851 family protein, producing the protein MKEDFLHYLWKFKKFNTLNLKSAQGELITILKSGDYLELSGPDFFNAHIEIGNQKWAGNVEIHLKSSDWYLHNHEKDPAYQNVILHVVWENDTAIFREDNTEIPVLVLKDFVDKEVLANYTALVSPKTWISCEKQIKDIDNFVFKSWQERLFFERLERKSKFIYELLEETNQDWEAVLFFLLAKNFGLNTNGVSFLQIAKSIPFSIIRKESFENENLEALFFGTAGLLNSEKEDVYFKDLKFRYFYLLNKYQLERTFVEPVQFFKLRPDNFPTIRLSQLAGLYHKYQNLFSKINELKSLESVYDLFNVSASNYWQNHYQFDKESPKKAKPLSKSFLDLIVINTIIPIRFAYSVGLGESVIEDLIDFMNEVQSEKNTIIDKFISFGIKPKNAFESQTLLELKNEYCNQKACLKCTIGVALLKNN; encoded by the coding sequence ATGAAAGAAGACTTTCTTCATTATCTCTGGAAATTCAAGAAGTTTAATACTTTGAATTTGAAAAGTGCTCAAGGCGAATTAATTACTATTCTAAAGTCAGGTGATTATTTGGAGCTTTCGGGGCCTGATTTTTTTAACGCTCACATAGAAATTGGAAATCAAAAATGGGCAGGCAATGTCGAAATTCATTTAAAATCTTCAGATTGGTATCTTCACAATCATGAAAAAGATCCTGCTTATCAAAATGTAATTCTCCATGTCGTTTGGGAAAATGATACAGCTATTTTCAGAGAAGATAATACAGAGATTCCGGTTTTAGTTCTCAAAGATTTTGTTGACAAAGAAGTGCTTGCTAATTATACGGCGTTGGTCTCTCCTAAAACTTGGATTTCATGTGAAAAACAAATTAAAGACATTGACAATTTTGTTTTTAAAAGCTGGCAGGAAAGGTTGTTTTTTGAACGTTTAGAGCGTAAATCAAAATTTATTTATGAATTATTGGAAGAAACAAATCAAGACTGGGAAGCGGTTTTGTTTTTTCTTTTGGCAAAGAATTTTGGTTTAAATACAAATGGAGTTTCTTTTCTTCAAATTGCTAAATCAATTCCGTTTTCTATTATCAGAAAAGAAAGTTTTGAAAACGAAAATCTGGAAGCATTATTTTTCGGAACTGCTGGTTTACTTAATTCAGAGAAAGAAGATGTCTATTTTAAAGATTTAAAATTCAGGTATTTTTATTTGTTGAATAAGTACCAATTGGAAAGAACATTTGTGGAACCAGTACAATTTTTTAAATTACGTCCGGATAATTTTCCAACCATACGACTTTCTCAATTAGCAGGGCTTTATCATAAATATCAAAATTTATTTTCTAAGATAAATGAATTAAAGTCTCTTGAGAGCGTATATGATCTTTTTAATGTTTCGGCAAGTAATTATTGGCAGAACCATTATCAGTTTGATAAAGAAAGCCCAAAGAAAGCAAAGCCGCTTTCTAAGTCATTTTTAGATTTGATTGTAATAAATACAATTATCCCAATCCGTTTTGCTTATTCTGTAGGGCTAGGAGAGTCTGTTATAGAAGATTTAATTGATTTTATGAATGAGGTTCAATCTGAGAAAAATACAATAATAGATAAGTTTATTTCTTTTGGAATAAAGCCAAAAAATGCATTTGAAAGTCAAACCTTGTTAGAACTTAAAAATGAATATTGTAATCAAAAAGCTTGTTTGAAATGTACGATAGGAGTAGCGCTTTTGAAAAATAATTAG
- a CDS encoding APC family permease, with the protein MSIWRVKPISAFEADMKKSDLKRVLGKWSLTAIGVGAIIGGGIFVLTGTGAYYHAGPALAISFIIAGIACVFAALCYSEFASILPVEGSAYAYAYGTIGEVFAWIIGWGLILEYAMGSMTVAVSWSGYFNKLLKLFHIKLPDWLTTDPASYTGEGFSMNLPAFLIVLLVISLLIKGTKSAAKANNAIVILKVSAVIFVIIAGLFFINTANWSPFIPEATQIIEKETTHNAYGIGGVISGAAAIFFAYVGFDAVSTQAGEAINPKKDVPFAIIASLLICTTLYILVSLVLTGMMNYQDFNPLGKYPEAIKAPVAYAFDIAGQGWAGFIITVAATIGLVSVLMVMIMGQSRIFLGMSKDGLIPQVFSKVNPISGTPKTNLMILGIIIATVAAFTPINKLADMTSFGTLFAFTMVCIAVWILRVKQPGLTRTFKVPALPVIAVLGIAINSYLIFNLSKDAQLLSFGWLILGIIVYFGYSKKRSRLNNTDADVE; encoded by the coding sequence ATGTCAATTTGGAGAGTTAAACCTATATCAGCTTTTGAGGCCGATATGAAAAAAAGTGATTTAAAGAGAGTCCTTGGAAAATGGAGTCTTACTGCCATTGGTGTTGGTGCCATTATCGGTGGAGGAATTTTTGTACTTACTGGTACAGGGGCTTATTATCATGCAGGTCCGGCATTAGCAATTTCGTTTATTATCGCAGGTATTGCTTGTGTTTTTGCGGCACTTTGCTATTCTGAATTTGCCTCTATTTTACCTGTTGAAGGATCTGCTTACGCATATGCTTACGGTACGATTGGAGAAGTTTTTGCCTGGATTATTGGATGGGGACTAATTCTCGAATATGCAATGGGATCAATGACTGTAGCAGTTTCCTGGTCCGGGTACTTTAATAAATTGCTCAAATTATTTCATATCAAACTTCCTGATTGGCTTACAACAGATCCTGCAAGTTATACTGGAGAAGGTTTCTCTATGAATCTTCCCGCTTTCCTGATCGTTCTTTTAGTTATTTCATTACTTATTAAAGGAACAAAAAGCGCTGCTAAAGCAAATAACGCAATTGTAATTCTTAAAGTATCTGCAGTTATTTTCGTAATTATTGCTGGTCTTTTCTTCATTAACACAGCAAACTGGAGCCCATTTATTCCTGAAGCAACTCAGATTATTGAAAAAGAAACTACTCACAATGCTTACGGAATAGGAGGTGTTATCTCTGGAGCTGCAGCTATTTTCTTTGCTTATGTTGGTTTTGATGCTGTTTCTACACAAGCGGGAGAAGCTATTAATCCTAAAAAAGATGTTCCTTTTGCGATCATTGCTTCTTTATTAATCTGTACTACTTTATATATTCTTGTTTCTTTAGTATTAACAGGAATGATGAATTACCAAGACTTTAACCCACTAGGAAAATACCCTGAAGCTATTAAAGCTCCTGTTGCTTATGCATTTGATATTGCCGGACAAGGTTGGGCAGGATTTATTATTACAGTTGCTGCTACTATTGGTTTAGTTTCTGTATTAATGGTAATGATTATGGGACAATCCAGAATTTTCCTTGGAATGTCTAAAGATGGTTTGATTCCACAAGTTTTCTCTAAAGTAAACCCTATTTCCGGAACTCCCAAAACGAACTTAATGATTCTTGGTATTATTATCGCAACTGTTGCTGCTTTTACTCCAATCAACAAATTGGCAGATATGACAAGTTTTGGTACTTTGTTTGCCTTTACAATGGTTTGTATCGCTGTTTGGATTTTAAGAGTAAAACAACCTGGATTAACCAGAACATTTAAAGTTCCTGCTTTACCAGTTATTGCGGTATTAGGAATTGCAATCAACTCTTATTTAATTTTTAATTTAAGTAAAGATGCACAGCTATTATCTTTTGGATGGCTTATTCTTGGTATAATTGTATACTTTGGATATAGCAAGAAAAGATCTAGACTTAATAATACCGATGCGGATGTTGAATAA
- a CDS encoding 3'-5' exonuclease has product MNFTAIDFETATGYHPCSVGIVTVQNGIIVDEFVTLIKPPNNEYNPFTTRVHGIYPKDTVNSKSFFQIYPEIEKRLKNRVVVAHNESFDRNVLMKSMLLHGLNYEDLNIASQWECTVKIYKAKGVKPTKLSDCCREMKIQLNHHEALSDARACAKLYMLR; this is encoded by the coding sequence ATGAATTTTACTGCTATAGACTTTGAAACGGCTACGGGATATCATCCGTGTTCTGTAGGAATTGTGACGGTTCAAAACGGAATCATTGTCGACGAATTTGTAACGTTAATAAAACCGCCAAATAACGAATACAATCCGTTCACAACTCGTGTACATGGAATTTATCCTAAGGATACTGTTAATTCTAAATCCTTTTTTCAGATTTATCCTGAGATTGAAAAGCGATTAAAAAACCGTGTTGTTGTTGCTCATAATGAAAGTTTTGACCGCAATGTTTTAATGAAATCAATGTTGCTTCATGGTTTGAATTATGAAGATCTTAATATTGCTTCGCAATGGGAATGCACTGTTAAAATATATAAAGCGAAAGGAGTAAAACCAACCAAACTAAGTGACTGCTGTCGTGAAATGAAAATTCAGCTCAATCATCATGAAGCTTTATCAGACGCAAGGGCTTGTGCAAAGTTGTACATGTTACGTTAA
- a CDS encoding PspC family transcriptional regulator: MSAILKLKFFFEKYGFHVSSRLADKLGMRVTSVRLFFIYISFVTAGLGFGVYLTLAFWIRLKDLIRSKRTSVFDL; the protein is encoded by the coding sequence ATGTCAGCAATTTTAAAACTTAAATTCTTTTTTGAAAAATATGGTTTTCATGTTTCTTCAAGGCTAGCAGATAAACTCGGAATGCGTGTAACAAGTGTTAGATTGTTTTTTATCTACATTTCTTTTGTTACGGCAGGTTTAGGATTTGGAGTTTACCTGACACTGGCATTTTGGATAAGATTGAAAGATTTAATCCGTTCAAAAAGAACATCAGTATTTGATTTATAA
- a CDS encoding pyridoxal-phosphate dependent enzyme, which translates to MDFSNNILETIGNTPLVKLNKIVAEIDALVLAKVETFNPGNSVKDRMAVKMIEDAEADGRLKPGGTIIEGTSGNTGMGLALVAIVKGYKLICVISDKQSKEKMDILRAVGAKVVVCPTDVEPTDPRSYYSVSKRLAEETPNSWYVNQYDNMSNSLAHYEQTGPEIWKQTDGKITHFVVGVGTGGTISGVGKYLKEKNPNIKIWGIDTYGSVFKKYHETGIFDENEIYSYITEGIGEDILPKNVDFSLIDGFTKVTDKDAAVYTRKIALEEAIFVGNSAGACIKGLLQLKEHFKPDDVVVVLFHDSGSRYVGKMFNDDWMRERGFLEENVTKAEDVIKDHIDKELIVVRTEELVSHAIERMRKYKISQIPVVDINGFVGSVDETDLFRSYVADKNVAEKPIKDVMGKPFPIVKLGTPIEEVSKLFTKENDAVLVDLGNGHHHIITKYDIIGSIK; encoded by the coding sequence ATGGACTTTTCAAATAACATTTTAGAAACAATTGGTAACACACCATTGGTAAAACTCAACAAAATTGTTGCTGAAATTGATGCGTTGGTATTGGCAAAAGTCGAAACTTTTAATCCTGGTAATTCTGTAAAGGACAGAATGGCCGTAAAAATGATTGAAGATGCGGAGGCTGATGGAAGATTAAAACCAGGAGGAACTATCATTGAAGGAACTTCCGGAAATACAGGAATGGGACTTGCTCTTGTTGCTATTGTTAAAGGGTATAAACTGATTTGTGTTATCTCAGATAAGCAGTCAAAAGAAAAAATGGATATTCTTCGTGCTGTTGGAGCAAAAGTTGTGGTTTGCCCTACAGATGTGGAACCAACCGATCCCCGATCTTATTATTCGGTTTCAAAACGTTTAGCCGAAGAAACACCAAATTCATGGTATGTAAACCAATATGATAATATGTCAAATTCCTTGGCACATTACGAACAGACAGGGCCGGAAATCTGGAAACAGACAGATGGTAAAATAACTCACTTTGTTGTAGGTGTTGGAACGGGAGGAACTATTTCGGGAGTTGGGAAATATTTAAAAGAAAAAAATCCAAATATTAAAATTTGGGGAATTGATACATATGGTTCTGTTTTTAAAAAGTATCATGAAACCGGAATTTTTGATGAAAACGAAATCTATTCTTATATAACAGAAGGAATTGGTGAAGATATTTTACCTAAAAATGTTGACTTTTCTTTAATTGACGGTTTTACAAAAGTGACCGATAAAGATGCTGCTGTTTACACAAGAAAAATTGCACTGGAAGAAGCCATTTTTGTTGGAAATTCTGCTGGAGCTTGTATAAAAGGTTTATTACAGTTAAAAGAGCATTTTAAACCTGATGATGTTGTGGTGGTTTTATTCCATGATTCCGGAAGCCGTTATGTAGGTAAAATGTTTAATGATGACTGGATGCGTGAACGTGGATTCCTGGAAGAAAACGTTACCAAAGCAGAAGATGTTATTAAAGATCATATTGACAAGGAATTAATTGTTGTTCGTACAGAAGAATTGGTTTCGCATGCAATTGAGCGTATGCGTAAATATAAAATTTCTCAAATTCCGGTTGTAGATATTAATGGTTTTGTAGGCTCTGTAGACGAAACAGACTTATTTAGAAGTTATGTTGCAGATAAAAACGTGGCCGAAAAACCAATAAAAGATGTAATGGGAAAACCTTTTCCAATTGTAAAATTAGGAACTCCAATCGAAGAAGTATCAAAGCTTTTTACCAAAGAAAATGATGCTGTTTTGGTTGATCTAGGAAACGGACATCATCACATTATTACAAAATATGATATTATTGGCTCAATAAAATAA
- a CDS encoding ComEA family DNA-binding protein — protein sequence MLFIIIIILQSIYLFSDFSITKIKSPDAEKWLALQSEIDNEKNLERKSKPVNYLFNPNFISDYKGYKLGMSVEEIDRLFAFRKQNKYVNSAMEFQKVTGISDSLLDKMAPLFKFPDWVQHNTKPDFQKNDYIKKEFHKKEKIEITDINQATQEDLIKIYGIGEGLSTRILKQKEILGCFVSMDQMEDVWGLSLEVINELKTHFKVVIPATLKRINVNEASLKELSQFPYFKYALAKQIVTYRSMNGDFKNIEDLAKIKDFPVEKAKIISLYLEY from the coding sequence ATGCTGTTCATAATTATAATAATTTTACAGTCTATTTATCTGTTTTCTGATTTTTCAATTACTAAAATAAAAAGTCCTGATGCAGAAAAATGGCTTGCTCTTCAATCGGAAATAGATAACGAAAAAAACTTAGAGAGAAAAAGTAAACCGGTTAATTATCTTTTTAATCCAAATTTTATTTCAGATTATAAAGGTTATAAGCTTGGAATGTCTGTTGAGGAGATTGATAGGCTTTTTGCATTTCGCAAACAGAATAAATATGTAAACTCTGCAATGGAGTTTCAGAAGGTGACCGGAATTTCAGATTCGTTGCTAGATAAAATGGCTCCCCTATTTAAATTTCCGGATTGGGTTCAGCATAATACGAAGCCTGACTTTCAGAAAAATGATTACATTAAAAAGGAGTTTCATAAAAAAGAAAAAATAGAAATAACAGATATAAATCAGGCGACTCAGGAAGATTTAATTAAGATTTACGGAATAGGAGAAGGTTTGTCAACTCGAATATTGAAGCAAAAAGAAATTTTGGGATGTTTTGTTTCAATGGATCAAATGGAGGATGTGTGGGGGCTTTCGCTCGAAGTAATAAATGAATTAAAGACTCATTTTAAAGTAGTAATTCCTGCAACATTAAAAAGAATAAATGTAAATGAGGCTTCATTAAAAGAATTATCTCAGTTCCCTTACTTTAAATATGCACTCGCAAAACAAATCGTAACATATAGAAGTATGAATGGAGATTTTAAAAATATTGAGGATTTAGCAAAAATTAAAGATTTTCCTGTTGAAAAAGCAAAAATAATTAGTTTATATTTGGAGTACTAA
- the lipB gene encoding lipoyl(octanoyl) transferase LipB: MNKKIQLQDLGNKDYKSTWEYQEDLFKDIVDLKIRNRREELDLPTPNYLLFVEHPHVYTLGKSGDFENLLLNEKQLEAKGATFYKINRGGDITYHGPGQIVGYPILDLENFFTDIHKYLRLLEESIILTLAEYGLESGRSEGETGVWLGVGTPFARKICAMGVRASRWVTMHGFALNVNVDLGYFDNIIPCGIRGKGVTSLNVELGVEKVDEEEVKSKIVKHFTELFEAEFV; this comes from the coding sequence ATGAACAAAAAAATCCAACTTCAGGATCTGGGCAATAAAGATTATAAATCAACCTGGGAATATCAGGAAGACCTTTTCAAAGATATAGTCGATTTAAAAATCAGGAACAGAAGAGAAGAACTTGATCTGCCAACTCCAAATTATTTATTGTTTGTAGAGCATCCGCATGTTTATACTTTGGGCAAAAGCGGCGATTTTGAGAATCTGTTATTAAACGAAAAACAGCTCGAAGCCAAAGGAGCAACTTTTTATAAAATCAATCGTGGTGGCGATATTACGTATCACGGACCAGGACAAATTGTAGGTTATCCTATTCTTGATTTGGAAAATTTCTTTACAGATATTCATAAATACTTACGTCTATTGGAAGAATCTATTATTCTGACTTTGGCAGAATACGGTTTAGAATCGGGCAGAAGCGAAGGAGAAACAGGAGTCTGGTTAGGTGTTGGAACTCCGTTTGCACGTAAAATATGCGCTATGGGAGTTCGTGCTTCACGCTGGGTAACCATGCACGGGTTTGCTTTAAATGTCAATGTAGATTTAGGTTATTTTGATAATATAATTCCTTGCGGAATTCGAGGAAAAGGCGTAACATCTTTAAACGTCGAACTTGGAGTAGAAAAGGTAGATGAAGAAGAAGTAAAATCTAAAATTGTCAAACATTTTACTGAGCTTTTCGAAGCAGAATTTGTTTAA
- a CDS encoding nuclear transport factor 2 family protein yields the protein MRKIYLLCFLFLLNGLSAQKKDKLYPITIYEKVWSEKNSETRLKLIKSIWLEDSTFEDPSASVKGITAFNNVINEFYKKNPDVVLTSGSKVIKDNYVTWEWKITDSKSNVIMTGRDFARLNGKGQVSKIIGFWDKEVSVSEADNLKKLESDNFNVVAQYFECLFKTKDFIKMSTLIEDGAVYNQAEGLPYGGTYKGFSEWTKMFTKSAEFSSFEIEKEPVYFSDASKNEVIIYFTIKSTAKKSGKSISMPISEHFDLKNGKIVAIRAFYFDTKQFAEFLKSRK from the coding sequence ATGAGAAAAATTTACTTACTCTGTTTCCTTTTTTTACTTAACGGTCTTTCTGCTCAAAAGAAAGATAAATTATATCCAATTACGATTTATGAAAAAGTCTGGTCAGAAAAGAATAGTGAAACTCGATTAAAACTTATAAAATCAATTTGGCTGGAAGACAGCACTTTTGAAGATCCATCTGCATCTGTAAAAGGAATTACAGCATTCAATAATGTTATCAATGAATTCTACAAAAAAAATCCTGATGTTGTTTTGACTTCGGGTTCAAAAGTTATTAAAGATAATTATGTGACCTGGGAATGGAAAATTACCGATTCAAAAAGTAATGTTATTATGACCGGACGTGATTTTGCCAGGTTAAACGGTAAAGGTCAGGTAAGTAAAATAATAGGTTTCTGGGATAAAGAGGTAAGCGTGTCTGAAGCCGATAATTTGAAAAAGCTGGAATCGGATAATTTTAATGTTGTGGCACAATATTTTGAATGCCTTTTTAAAACAAAAGATTTCATTAAAATGTCAACATTAATTGAAGACGGAGCTGTTTACAATCAGGCAGAAGGACTTCCATATGGTGGTACTTACAAAGGATTTAGCGAATGGACAAAAATGTTTACAAAATCAGCCGAATTTTCTAGTTTTGAAATAGAAAAAGAGCCGGTTTATTTTAGTGATGCTTCTAAAAATGAAGTGATTATTTATTTCACAATAAAAAGCACTGCGAAAAAATCCGGAAAAAGCATTTCGATGCCAATTTCAGAACATTTTGATTTAAAGAATGGGAAAATTGTCGCGATAAGAGCATTTTATTTTGATACCAAACAGTTTGCAGAATTCTTAAAGAGTAGAAAATAA
- a CDS encoding putative porin has translation MRIFIFLYLLVVPTLLFSQVKPAPKNNLDMNTEYSSITDTVKKKKAKIATIDQYKIVTLEHDTIYADTSLTLKSAYRQNHLRKDLFGYQEFSNIGQPLNTLQYSLTSFSPYPEIGFNGKHFNYLQADQIRYYSAATPFTELFFNTTINKGQNVDSFITLNVSKNLNFSIAYRGLRSEGDYINQLVSAGNFRFTTSYATTSRRYSLNAHYTFQDIMNEENGGITNDNNFESDNKDYKNRQRLQVYLTDAESMLKGRRIFFDHAFRINPTDGSNNLYVTHQLNYENKSYEYKQPTVLSTVTDDNNVSTRVQRFGDSYASSSINDQTKYERLYNKAGLTYENSLLGKFNFFIDDYRSNYTYERIIIRNDGTAVPGNLFLQFNNVGGQYEYQKNKWNGRFLYSRSITNQSLSDLDAKLRYNLNDDIKFDFRYRNINKLPNNNYNLYQSSWVEYNWSNDFKNEKINSLSAEIQTPWLTGQVQYTVLKDHLYFADAATDVQKASNIQIVNPFQYANVINYLEIKASREFKFGPFALDNTLLYQKVDQSDLILNVPDFVTRNTFYYSGYFFKKALYLQTGLVFNYLTKYYGDDYNPVIAEFFVQQDKKIGGFATFDFFVNARIRQTRFYLKAEHFNAAFTQSNYYATPNNPYRDFVLRFGLVWNFFQ, from the coding sequence ATGAGAATATTCATTTTTTTATATCTATTAGTTGTACCAACTTTATTGTTTTCTCAAGTAAAACCAGCTCCTAAAAATAATTTAGATATGAATACGGAATATTCAAGTATAACGGATACCGTAAAAAAGAAAAAAGCTAAGATTGCAACTATAGATCAATATAAAATTGTAACGCTTGAACACGATACAATTTATGCAGATACTTCGCTTACTCTTAAAAGCGCTTACAGACAAAATCATCTTAGAAAAGATCTGTTTGGTTATCAGGAATTTTCAAATATTGGACAGCCTTTAAATACTTTGCAGTATAGTTTAACGAGTTTTTCTCCATATCCTGAAATTGGTTTTAACGGAAAACATTTTAATTATTTGCAGGCAGATCAAATTAGATATTATTCTGCAGCTACACCTTTTACAGAGTTGTTTTTCAATACAACAATTAATAAAGGTCAAAATGTTGATTCGTTCATTACGTTGAACGTTTCTAAAAATCTTAACTTTTCGATTGCTTATAGAGGTTTGAGGTCTGAGGGTGATTATATTAACCAATTAGTTAGTGCAGGTAATTTCAGGTTTACAACCAGTTATGCTACAACCAGCCGACGTTATTCCTTAAACGCTCATTATACCTTTCAGGATATAATGAACGAAGAAAATGGCGGTATTACGAATGATAATAATTTTGAAAGTGATAATAAAGACTATAAAAACCGACAAAGATTGCAGGTGTATTTAACCGATGCGGAATCTATGTTAAAGGGAAGAAGAATCTTTTTTGATCATGCATTTAGAATAAATCCAACCGATGGAAGTAATAATCTGTATGTAACACATCAGCTTAATTATGAGAATAAAAGTTACGAGTATAAACAACCTACAGTGCTTTCTACGGTAACAGATGATAATAATGTGAGCACCAGAGTGCAACGTTTTGGTGATTCGTATGCGTCCAGTAGTATAAATGATCAGACCAAGTATGAAAGACTTTATAATAAAGCGGGACTTACTTACGAAAATTCTTTATTAGGAAAGTTTAACTTTTTTATAGACGATTACAGATCCAATTATACCTACGAACGAATTATTATTCGTAATGACGGAACAGCTGTGCCGGGAAACTTATTTCTACAGTTTAATAATGTAGGCGGACAATACGAATATCAAAAAAATAAATGGAACGGTAGGTTTTTGTATTCAAGATCGATTACGAATCAGTCATTATCTGATTTAGATGCAAAGTTGAGGTATAATTTAAACGATGATATTAAATTTGATTTTAGATATCGTAATATCAATAAACTGCCAAATAATAATTATAATTTATACCAAAGCAGTTGGGTAGAATACAACTGGTCAAATGATTTTAAAAACGAAAAAATAAATTCTCTTAGTGCTGAGATTCAGACTCCCTGGTTAACAGGACAAGTACAATATACGGTTCTTAAAGATCATTTATATTTTGCTGATGCTGCTACAGATGTGCAAAAAGCATCAAATATTCAAATTGTAAATCCATTTCAATATGCAAACGTGATTAATTATTTGGAAATTAAAGCAAGCCGCGAATTTAAATTTGGACCATTTGCATTAGACAATACACTTTTGTATCAGAAAGTAGATCAGTCCGATTTGATTTTAAATGTTCCTGATTTTGTAACAAGAAATACGTTTTACTATTCTGGCTACTTTTTTAAGAAGGCATTATATTTACAGACAGGGCTTGTATTTAATTATCTTACTAAATATTACGGAGATGATTATAATCCTGTTATTGCTGAATTCTTTGTGCAGCAGGATAAAAAGATTGGCGGTTTTGCAACATTCGATTTTTTCGTAAATGCAAGAATTCGTCAAACGAGATTTTATTTAAAAGCGGAACATTTCAATGCTGCTTTTACACAAAGTAATTATTATGCGACGCCTAATAATCCTTATCGTGATTTTGTGTTGCGTTTTGGTTTAGTTTGGAATTTCTTCCAATAA